The DNA segment GAAAGAAAAggtttaaaaattacaaattgagATCGACCTAATTAGTTAGATTAAAATAGTCATAACTGTTGATCCTGATAGGAAtgaggaaaaattaaaaaaatctgattCTGCATTGACAAAAAAGAGTTGAGGTcggaatatttatttttattgttattttttgagtttttcagATGGAATTGGAGTAGGACTCAGAGGCATCACCCAACCGACTCCAATTCCAAATTTGACTCCAATATTGTagatatgttataaaaatatgtatttatctatatattgatcatatctactagtatagttattttgttatataactagaacttatatacttaaatttaataatatactagtatgaggtaattattataaaataatatatttatactataatataaatagactaataatagtatttgtaagcattatagtattagtacatcCAATCAAGTATAGAAATGAGTTTGACAATAATACTGAAATAAGTCTAAGAGAATCagttaataacatataatactaattTGCTAAAAtgtaataacatgtaattaaacaCTAGAAAAtctagtatataattaattataaataaattagacattagtataaatataaacatGAAATTAGACATTATAGTATAAGTcaagtatataaataaattagatactGGTATAGAAATAATGAATAAGTCTAGTGTAataatatgttataaataatttagaaactaGTAACTAATATAGCATACAAAGCAGTAGCTGAATTTTAGACTTGTTATTTGTTTtacatatgttataaatatgtaattagatactataaaatctagtatataattaaattagaaataaattaaatactaatataaaaataaataattaaacattataatataaatctaacttattaaaatataataacatataatacatTCTGTTGATATTATTCAAAATagttttcattatctttttagTAAACTTCAAATTCAAAAGTCCACGTACGAGAAagtcttctttaaaaaaactgttaattttttttttttttcaaatgaccTTTTATAAGGCTTCACAGTTCACACTTCACTTATTACAAACATCtttctcactctttttttttttgaaaagaagaattTGTATTCATATTCATCTTAAAGCATTGAAGCTTGGATACAAGAAGGGATTCCTCCCATTAcaatgctctcctcagagagtTTGAGTGCATCCTTAGCTAGTATATGAGCTATTGTATTAATGTTCCTTGGTATAAACTGCACAGACCACTCCCCCATCGAGCTGAGCTTGTGCTTGATGTCTTGAATGATCATCCCACCCGAGTTCCACTTGACTGTATCACAGTTTATATCATCTACTACTACTTTAGCATCCCCCTCTAGAATGACTCTATCAAGAAGAAATTGTTGGCACAAAGAAACTGCTTTTAGAGCCCCTAAAGCCTCTGCTACAACCGGGTCTGGAAAAGACTCCCTTTGATGTCTGAGAGTAGCTACCACCACTCCATTCCAATCTCTAATAATCACCCCAATACCAATTCTGCTCTTGACCCTATCCACTGAGGCATCCCAGTTAGCCTTATAAAATTGATCTGGAGGAGCAGACCAATAGGATTGAGATAAGGTAGTAGCCACCCTTTTACCCCCTGATGTCTGGTTTGCTTCCTGATAGTCCTTAACTTTTTGATTTGCAGCCTTTACTAGCTCATTCGGGTCCATGAACCTGTTTTCAAACACAAAGCTATTCCTCCTCCTCCAGATCATATAAATAGTTTCAGCAAATACAGTAATACTGTGATCATCCAGAACATCAAACATATCTTTACACAACTCTTTGAAAGGCACTTCACTCACTTTCAACTTCTGAAAACAGAAAAGGTTATGACCTTATATATCTTGGGCAGCACAGCAGGACCAAAGGGCATGAGTAACAGATTCTAATTCTGTCTCACAGATAGGACACAAGGGGGACTCTATGATTTTCCTCTGCACAAGCTTCTGGTTAGTAGGCAAAGAGTCATGGCATGCCCTCCATAAGAGCATTCTAGTAGCACTTGGTACCATTAACTTCCATAGCTTTGACCAAAGTTCAGACTTCTGCCTAGCTTGAGAGGTTTGCCCTTTTTGTTCAGCTGACATCTCCCCTGCCAAATAGTAAGCACTCCTAACCGTGAACCTTCCATCTTTTGCACACCTCCATATCAACTTGTCTTGGCTATTACTCATACTTACTGGTATTCTACACACTACTTCCACTTCCTCATGCCTGAAAACCTCTCTTAGAGTATCCATTTTCCATGCCCCTGAGCTTGAATCAATAAGTGTAGACACCTTACTGGCAGCAAATTCTGCTTTAAGGGGAGATTGCACCTTGAAAGAAGATGGTCTAGGAAGCCATTTTTCTGTCCATATGTTAACAAAATCCCCATTACCGATCCTCCAAAAGAGTCCCTCTTGCAGGATTGGTCTTGCTTCCAAAAAGCTTCTCCACAGGAAGGAAGCATTGCTTCCAACTTTGGCCTTTAAAAAAGCAGATTTGAAGAAATACTTTGCTTTAAGAACTCTTGATGCTAGGGAAGAGGGATTTTGAATGATCCTCCACCATTACTTTGCAAGAAGGGCCAAATTAAAATCTTCAAAGTCCCTGTAGCCTAATCCTCCCTCCCTTTTAGATTTACCCATTTGTTTCCAAGGAATCCATTGAGTTTTTGTCTTCTCTTCCCTGttgccccaccagaattttttcATAGACTTGTTGATAGCATTAAGCACAGCCTTGGGGAGTTTAAAGATACTCATACAATAAGTTGGGATTGCTTGAACTATGGACTTCAACAACACCTCCTTTCCTGCCTGAGTTAGGAATTTTACCTTCCAATTGCTCATCCGATTTCTTATGGACTCCAAGATTGGTCTGAAGGCTGCCACTTTCTATCTTCCAACATATGAGGGGAGGCCAAGGTATTTCTCATAGGATCTAGCTTCACACAGCCTAACACCTGACAAGATAGCATCCTTGGCTTCAATTCTTGTGTTCCTGCTAAAGTATACTGCAGTTTTCTCCAGGTTTAACCTTTGACCAGATGCACTCTCATATTGACTCAGTAAGCTGTAAAGCCTGCTCCATTCCAATGCATTAACCTTGCAGAAGAGCaaactgtcatctgcaaaaaagagaTGGTTAACCAATAGGGAGCCTCAGGCAAAGGGAAAACCAGAAATATAACCCTTCTCCTCAGCTTTGTTCAGCATCCTGCCAAGTATTTCTGAGCATAGgataaaaaggtaaggggagagaggatccccttgccttaatcCTCTAGTAGGGTGAAAAGGTTGCTGAGGAATTCTGtttatcatcaatgaatatctCACTGTTTCCACACAAGCCTTGATTAGTCCCACCCATTTCTCTTTAAATCCCATTCTCCTTAAAACCGCAGCCAAAAAGTCCCACTCAATGCGATCATAAGCTTTGCTCATGTCCAATTTGACTGCCATATACCCTTCTTTCTTACCCCTCATTCTGTATTGCATGGAGTGCATAGCCTCATATGCAACAATAATGTTGTTTGAAATTAGTCTACCAGGTACAAAGGCACTTTGGGAAGGTGATATTAACAAGGGAAGTATCTTTTTCAACCTATTTGCCAACACTTTAGAGACAATTTTATAAAGAACATTACACAGGCTTATAGGTTTATACTTAGAGAAAAATActggctttttcttttttgggattAAAACTATGAATGTTTCATTAATCCTACCCAAATCTCTACCTCCCGACAGCACCTCCTTAACAGCCAAAAAAACTCCAACTCCTACACACTGCCAGTTGTCTTGATAAAACCCTGCAGAAAAACCATCAAGACTTGGGGCACTCATAGGGTTCATCTCAAAAACTGCTTGCTTCACCTCTGCAAGGCTGCATTCCTTCACTAGTTGCCTATTCATTTCATCTGTTACTCCTGGTTCTATGTCCCTCAGAACATCCTCAATGTTTCGGGGGTTTGAAGACTCAAAAAGATTCTGGTAATAGTCTTGGAACAGCAAGCTAATGTCCTCTTGACTTCTAGCTTTCTttccactttcattttcaattacTTTTATCTCATTCCACTGTCTTCTTTGAGTGGCACATttatggaaatatttggaattcTTATCCCCTTCTTTTAACCAGAGTTGCTTAGACCTTTGCCTCCATTTAATCTCCTCTTCCTCCAGCATTACATCTACCTCACTCTGCAGcccttttatctcattatttagATCCCCTTTGTTTAGTAATTGGAGCTCTTTTAGCAAGATCCTCTTCTGCTGTAATGTCCTGTTCTTCCCCCCTCCCTTTAACTTGGACCAAACTTGTAGTCTAGTTTTGCATGTTAACAGACTATCCTGAGTCCTGAGAATAGGATTCTCATTTCCCATGTTTGATTCCCAAGCTCTTTTTATAACTTCCTTGCAATCTTCCAATCTGGACTAGCTGGCCTCATAGCGAAAAATCTTGCCAGTTTTGCTACTAGGGGCCTCAGTACAGTCACACGAAATCAATCGAGGAAAATGGTCAGAATGAAGAGCTGAAAGGACCTGCACTCTAGTCTGATAAAAGGACATGTTCCATTGGTGATTGCCAAAAGCTCGGTCCAACCTTTCTTTGATGAAATCAGACCCTTCTCTCTTATTACTCCAAGTGAACTTGGATCCTTCATAGCCTAGGTCACTAAGTTCACATTCATCAAGTGCTTCCCTGAAATTTTCCATTTGATAAAAAGATCTATTAGCTCCCCCATACTGTTCTTCATTAGTGAGCagctcattaaaatcaccacagCATAACCAAGCCATGTTTCTTGTCGGTTTTAAACATCTAAGCAACCGCcaactctcctttcttttttccacCACAGGATTACCATAGAAGCCCGTAACCCTCACCTTTTGCCTCCCATCATCCTTGCCAACAATCAAAGAAATGTGACTCTATGAGTAAGAGGATAACTCAACTTGTGCCTCATCTCTCCAAAGCATAGCTAGACCTCCACTTCTCCCTACACTATCCACCACAAAACTATATTCAAAACCCAAACCATTTCTTATACCCTCCAATCTTTCTCTCCTACATTTTGTTTCTGACAGAAAAATGAAACTTGGGCCCTTTTCCTTCACCATGAGGCGAAGTTCTCGAACTGtccaagggttcccaagccctcggcagttccaactcaAAAGAATCATGGTAGCTGGCAGGGCTGCTCAACAGCCACTGCCATGGAGAGTTCATCCCCTTCCTCATCTACGAGAGTTAACTTGCTTCTTTTTTCCACACCACCTTCAGATGTTTCCTGAGCTTTCCTTTTACTTGAATGGACGTGCTTAGACACTACAATTTCTCCCTCTAATCCTTGATTAGTTAGTGATAACCTGGCCTCACGTGCTCTTCTTTTCCAGCTATACCCTCTGCTTGGTaccttcctttcctttttaggTTCCTCCACTACCACTAGGCCCAGCTGGTCATGGGATTCCTCTAACAGAATTGTTGGCAAGTGTCCCCCCTCCTGCATCACTGATTCCACTACCTCGACAACTTTCCTCCTAGCAATGACAGGTGCAGCCTCCTCATTCGTGTGAAATGATTGGCTACTTGCCTGCTGTCTAACTGCCTTTGGTACCTTTCCATAATTATCATCTTCTTTAATGGACTCATCAGAGGACACCCTCCGACCACTCTCCGATGATCCACCGTCATCTGTCATCTTCCTCACCTTGCCTGTCGACTGGATTTGCTTTTTGTTACTGGCCCTCACCATGCTCCATACTGCTGCCCGAGACTAGCCCCCACATGCAGTCCCTTCTCTATGTTTTCGCATGTTCCATGTCCATGCTTAATGGACCCACAGTGATAACAAAAGTTGGCCATTCTTTCATATCTAAAAGGAATCCAGAACTTCTCACCATCCTAAGAAATAAACCTGCCTCTAGCAAGTGGTTTGGTTATGTCTAGCATTACCTTCACACGTAAAAACTTACCCCAGCAGGTTTCACTACCATCCGTATCCACCATAAGTACCTTCCCCAGGGAGCTTCCCAGCTTCTGCCCCATACTCGCAGTCATTCCAGCGAATGGCATATCATGACACTGAATCCAAAAGGGTTCAAAATAGAAATGCATTTCTTTAATAGACTTGGCACCTTCACAGTCCTGAATACACAGTAGGCTCTTGTCAAAAGACCATGGTCGGCCATTCAACACTCTTAACTTGTCC comes from the Carya illinoinensis cultivar Pawnee chromosome 8, C.illinoinensisPawnee_v1, whole genome shotgun sequence genome and includes:
- the LOC122274613 gene encoding uncharacterized protein LOC122274613 — its product is MGNENPILRTQDSLLTCKTRLQVWSKLKGGGKNRTLQQKRILLKELQLLNKGDLNNEIKGLQSEVDVMLEEEEIKWRQRSKQLWLKEGDKNSKYFHKCATQRRQWNEIKVIENESGKKARSQEDISLLFQDYYQNLFESSNPRNIEDVLRDIEPGVTDEMNRQLVKECSLAEVKQAVFEMNPMSAPSLDGFSAGFYQDNWQCVGVGVFLAVKEVLSGGRDLGRINETFIVLIPKKKKPVFFSKYKPISLCNVLYKIVSKVLANRLKKILPLLISPSQSAFVPGRLISNNIIVAYEAMHSMQYRMRGKKEGYMAVKLDMSKAYDRIEWDFLAAVLRRMGFKEKWVGLIKACVETVRYSLMINRIPQQPFHPTRGLRQGDPLSPYLFILCSEILGRMLNKAEEKGYISDDSLLFCKVNALEWSRLYSLLSQYESASGQRLNLEKTAVYFSRNTRIEAKDAILSGVRLCEARSYEKYLGLPSYAKVGSNASFLWRSFLEARPILQEGLFWRIGNGDFVNIWTEKWLPRPSSFKVQSPLKAEFAASKVSTLIDSSSGAWKMDTLREVFRHEEVEVVCRIPVSMSNSQDKLIWRCAKDGRFTVRSAYYLAGEMSAEQKGQTSQARQKSELWSKLWKLMVPSATRMLLWRACHDSLPTNQKLVQRKIIESPLCPICETELESKLKVSEVPFKELCKDMFDVLDDHSITVFAETIYMIWRRRNSFVFENRFMDPNELVKAANQKVKDYQEANQTSGGKRVATTLSQSYWSAPPDQFYKANWDASVDRVKSRIGIGVIIRDWNGVVVATLRHQRESFPDPVVAEALGALKAVSLCQQFLLDRVILEGDAKVVVDDINCDTVKWNSGGMIIQDIKHKLSSMGEWSVQFIPRNINTIAHILAKDALKLSEESIVMGGIPSCIQASML